One region of Acidimicrobiia bacterium genomic DNA includes:
- the typA gene encoding translational GTPase TypA codes for MPARAESRASHLRNVAIVAHVDHGKTTLVDAMLRQTGAFRANQEVADRVMDSMDLEREKGITILAKNTAVRYGDVKVNIVDTPGHADFGGEVERALTMVDGVLLLVDASEGPLPQTRFVLRKTLEARLPVILVVNKVDRSDARIAEVVHEVEELFLDLDADEHQIDFPIVYCNARTGCASLDADDPDLAATETAGVDDLKPLFEMLLDHIPAPEYDPTHPFQALVTNLDASLYVGRLALCRVRHGTLHKGDLVAWCRADGTMQNVRITELSVTEALDRVDATEVGPGEIIAIAGLADVTIGETLADPEDPRPLPVIHVDDPSLSMTIGINTSPLSGQDGSKLTGRLVKGRLDAELVGNVSLRVLPADRPDAWEVQGRGELQLAVLVEMMRREGFELTVGKPDVVTRDVNGKRHEPVERLTVDVPDDYLGVVTQLLALRKGRLEQMVNHGTGWVRLDYLVPARGLIGFRTEFMTETRGTGLLHHVFDRYEPWHGEIRTRPTGSLVADRRGMTTAYSCMNLQERGQLVVGPGVEVYEGMIVGENARPGDIDVNPTKEKKLTNHRAASADELVRLVPPRPVSLEQALEFIADDECVEVTPVSLRLRKVVLDATTRGRAAVRARR; via the coding sequence GTGCCCGCGCGCGCCGAATCCCGAGCAAGCCACCTCCGCAACGTCGCGATCGTCGCGCACGTCGACCACGGCAAGACCACCCTCGTCGACGCCATGCTCCGCCAGACGGGCGCGTTCCGCGCCAACCAAGAGGTGGCAGACCGCGTGATGGACTCGATGGACCTCGAGCGCGAGAAGGGCATCACGATCCTCGCCAAGAACACCGCCGTTCGATACGGCGACGTGAAGGTCAACATCGTGGATACTCCCGGCCACGCCGACTTCGGTGGCGAGGTGGAGCGTGCGCTCACGATGGTCGACGGCGTGCTGCTCCTCGTCGACGCGAGCGAGGGGCCGCTCCCGCAGACGCGCTTCGTGCTGCGGAAGACGCTCGAAGCGCGACTCCCGGTGATACTCGTGGTGAACAAGGTGGACCGCAGCGACGCGCGCATCGCCGAGGTCGTGCACGAAGTGGAGGAACTGTTCCTCGACCTCGACGCCGACGAGCACCAGATCGACTTCCCCATCGTCTACTGCAACGCGCGCACCGGTTGCGCGTCGCTCGACGCCGACGATCCGGACCTGGCGGCGACGGAGACTGCGGGCGTCGACGACCTCAAACCCCTCTTCGAGATGCTGCTCGACCACATCCCCGCGCCCGAGTACGACCCCACGCACCCGTTCCAGGCACTCGTCACGAACCTCGACGCGTCGCTGTACGTCGGACGCCTCGCGCTGTGCCGCGTGCGCCACGGCACGCTGCACAAGGGCGACCTGGTCGCGTGGTGCCGGGCCGACGGCACGATGCAGAACGTTCGGATCACGGAGCTGTCGGTCACCGAGGCACTCGATCGCGTCGACGCGACCGAAGTGGGGCCGGGCGAGATCATCGCCATCGCCGGGCTCGCCGACGTGACGATCGGCGAGACCCTCGCCGACCCCGAAGACCCCCGGCCGCTCCCGGTGATCCACGTCGACGACCCGAGCCTCTCGATGACGATCGGCATCAACACGTCGCCGCTCTCGGGCCAGGACGGCTCCAAGCTCACCGGGCGCCTCGTGAAGGGCCGCCTCGACGCCGAGCTCGTCGGCAACGTGTCGCTCCGCGTCCTCCCCGCCGACCGCCCCGACGCCTGGGAGGTGCAGGGAAGAGGTGAGCTCCAGCTCGCGGTGCTCGTGGAGATGATGCGGCGCGAGGGGTTCGAGCTCACGGTGGGCAAGCCCGACGTCGTCACCCGCGACGTGAACGGCAAGCGGCACGAACCGGTGGAGCGACTCACGGTCGACGTGCCCGACGACTATCTCGGGGTGGTCACGCAGCTGCTCGCGCTGCGCAAGGGCCGGCTCGAGCAGATGGTGAACCACGGCACCGGTTGGGTGCGCCTCGACTACCTGGTGCCGGCGCGCGGCCTCATCGGCTTCCGCACCGAGTTCATGACCGAGACACGCGGCACCGGGCTCCTGCACCACGTGTTCGACCGCTACGAGCCGTGGCACGGCGAGATCCGCACGCGACCCACGGGCAGCCTCGTGGCCGACCGCCGCGGCATGACGACCGCCTACTCGTGCATGAACTTGCAGGAGCGCGGCCAGCTCGTGGTGGGTCCCGGCGTCGAGGTCTACGAGGGGATGATCGTGGGCGAGAACGCGCGCCCCGGCGACATCGACGTGAACCCCACGAAAGAGAAGAAGCTCACCAACCACCGCGCCGCGTCGGCCGACGAGCTGGTTCGGCTGGTGCCCCCGCGCCCGGTCTCCCTCGAGCAGGCGCTCGAGTTCATCGCCGACGACGAGTGCGTGGAGGTCACACCAGTGAGCCTCCGGCTCCGCAAGGTCGTGCTCGACGCGACCACCCGCGGGCGAGCCGCGGTACGCGCCAGGCGCTGA
- a CDS encoding helix-turn-helix transcriptional regulator has product MGEVEELSRGTVKMGPGTLYGTLKRLVDDGFVEEVDGRLHKPEDERRRR; this is encoded by the coding sequence ATGGGTGAAGTCGAAGAGCTGTCACGCGGCACGGTGAAGATGGGCCCAGGCACGCTCTACGGAACCCTCAAGCGTCTCGTCGACGACGGCTTCGTCGAAGAAGTCGACGGCCGGCTGCACAAGCCCGAGGACGAACGCCGCCGGCGCTAG
- a CDS encoding DNA methyltransferase, with the protein MRNWFHVRSELPRPDRPAGYDDDVEYSEALVEHFVDLFTEPGDVVLDPFMGFGTTLMVAERMGRRAIGIEMLPERAEYVRGRVADPASVITGDARELRSLGIGAIDFSMTSPPYMTKDNHPENPLNAYESLDGDYDRYLVDLRDVYVQVAELLKPDRVAVVNVANIRYGGPEITPLAWDVGRALSDVLHFEGEVVVCYDIEPPELTNDYCLVFRKQRTRTEG; encoded by the coding sequence GTGCGGAACTGGTTCCATGTGCGATCCGAGCTGCCGCGGCCCGACCGGCCGGCGGGTTACGACGACGACGTGGAGTACAGCGAGGCGCTCGTGGAGCACTTCGTCGACCTGTTCACCGAGCCGGGCGACGTGGTGCTGGATCCGTTCATGGGATTCGGCACCACCTTGATGGTCGCCGAGCGGATGGGTCGGCGGGCGATCGGGATCGAGATGCTGCCCGAACGGGCCGAGTACGTGCGTGGGCGCGTCGCCGACCCGGCATCCGTCATCACCGGAGACGCCCGCGAGCTGCGCTCCTTGGGGATCGGCGCGATCGACTTCTCGATGACGTCGCCCCCGTACATGACGAAGGACAACCATCCCGAGAACCCGCTGAACGCGTACGAGTCCCTCGACGGCGATTACGACCGCTACCTCGTCGATCTCCGCGACGTGTACGTGCAGGTCGCCGAGCTCCTGAAGCCCGACCGGGTGGCCGTCGTCAACGTCGCCAACATTAGATATGGAGGTCCCGAGATCACGCCGCTCGCGTGGGACGTCGGGCGCGCGCTGTCGGACGTGCTGCACTTCGAAGGCGAAGTCGTCGTGTGTTACGACATCGAACCGCCCGAGCTGACGAACGACTACTGCCTGGTGTTCCGGAAGCAGCGGACCCGAACGGAGGGTTAG
- a CDS encoding HD domain-containing protein, protein MTTTPAATTSPFTRMDESTADEWAVIARESMANRDRIAERVLGLLRSLDEITDGFAVDQLTHCLQTATLAERAGADDELVIASLCHDIGKAVSVPNHPRIAAEILRPYVREEVRWAIEVHQDFQGRHYYHHLGGDPTAREQYRGHPSYALAERFADEWDQIAFDPAYDTLPLEHFEPLVREVFSNPSSF, encoded by the coding sequence ATGACGACGACACCTGCAGCCACCACCTCTCCGTTCACGCGGATGGACGAGTCCACCGCCGACGAGTGGGCTGTGATCGCCCGCGAGTCCATGGCCAACCGCGACCGCATCGCCGAGCGCGTGCTCGGCCTGCTGCGCAGCCTCGACGAGATCACCGACGGCTTCGCGGTCGACCAGCTCACGCACTGCCTGCAGACCGCGACCCTCGCGGAGCGCGCGGGCGCCGACGACGAGCTCGTGATCGCGTCGCTGTGCCACGACATCGGCAAGGCGGTGAGCGTTCCCAACCATCCGCGCATCGCGGCGGAGATCCTGCGGCCGTACGTGCGCGAAGAGGTGCGGTGGGCGATCGAAGTGCACCAAGACTTCCAGGGCCGGCACTACTACCACCACCTCGGCGGCGATCCCACCGCGCGCGAGCAGTACCGCGGCCACCCGTCGTACGCGCTCGCGGAGCGCTTCGCCGACGAGTGGGACCAGATCGCGTTCGATCCCGCGTACGACACGCTGCCGCTCGAGCACTTCGAGCCGCTCGTGCGCGAGGTCTTCTCGAACCCCAGCTCGTTCTGA
- a CDS encoding PIG-L deacetylase family protein, whose amino-acid sequence MLIPFPDDWSRALCVVAHPDDLEYGMAGAIAKWTAAGREVSYLLVTRGEAGIDGMSPAETAVVREAEERASARVVGVSAVEFLDGHADGVIEYGLPLRRDLAYAIRRHRPEVLFGLNQRDSWGGRSRNSPDHRNVGLALLDAAGDAGNRWVFPVDGVEPWSGVRLTAFSGSPEPTHYVDIGEHIETGIASLREHVTYIEGLGGSFDPDAFLRGNARGAGESVGCEYAVTIEVFGG is encoded by the coding sequence ATGCTCATCCCGTTTCCTGACGACTGGTCGCGCGCGCTCTGCGTCGTCGCGCATCCCGACGACCTCGAGTACGGGATGGCGGGCGCGATCGCGAAGTGGACCGCGGCAGGGCGTGAGGTGTCGTACCTGCTGGTGACGCGCGGCGAGGCGGGCATCGACGGCATGTCGCCGGCGGAGACCGCGGTGGTCCGCGAAGCCGAGGAGCGCGCGAGTGCGCGTGTCGTCGGCGTGTCGGCGGTCGAGTTCCTCGACGGTCATGCCGACGGGGTCATCGAGTACGGGCTGCCGTTGCGTCGCGACCTCGCGTACGCGATCCGCCGTCACCGTCCGGAGGTGCTCTTCGGGTTGAACCAGCGCGACTCGTGGGGTGGGCGGTCGCGCAACTCGCCCGACCATCGCAACGTGGGCCTCGCGCTGCTCGACGCCGCGGGCGACGCGGGGAACCGGTGGGTGTTCCCGGTCGATGGTGTCGAACCGTGGAGTGGCGTGCGGCTCACGGCGTTCAGCGGATCACCCGAGCCCACGCACTACGTCGACATCGGCGAGCACATCGAGACCGGCATCGCCAGTTTGCGTGAGCACGTGACGTACATCGAGGGGCTCGGCGGATCGTTCGACCCCGACGCGTTCCTGCGCGGCAACGCGCGCGGCGCGGGAGAATCGGTGGGCTGCGAGTACGCGGTCACCATCGAAGTCTTCGGGGGCTGA
- a CDS encoding alpha/beta hydrolase: MATAYDEFGLFHENAEEWGLPYDGPPIVRRERVEVAPGRSLSALVWGSAPPEIVFLHGGAQNAHTWDTVAMALGRPLVAIDLPGHGHSDPLPDTPFAPRDFAADVEVVVRALAPDARGVVGMSLGGLTSIALAARTPDLVRKLVLVDVVPSINLERAAPIGEFVNGPVSFASFDEILERTIQFNPTRSESSLRRGVLHNSVQRDDGTWVWRHQMHWAPGERSEREAVALPEFDTLWDDLAGLRVPGVEIPVMLLRGLAPSSVLDDDSIAQFGERLPNGRVEEIEGAGHSIQGDQPVVLAQLVGEFLDTADA; this comes from the coding sequence ATGGCGACGGCATACGACGAGTTCGGGCTGTTCCACGAGAACGCGGAGGAGTGGGGTCTCCCCTACGACGGCCCACCGATCGTGCGGCGTGAGCGCGTGGAGGTGGCGCCGGGTCGGTCGCTGAGCGCGCTCGTGTGGGGATCGGCGCCGCCCGAGATCGTCTTCCTCCACGGCGGCGCCCAGAACGCGCACACGTGGGACACCGTCGCGATGGCCCTCGGCCGCCCGCTCGTCGCGATCGACCTTCCGGGGCACGGCCACTCCGACCCGCTTCCCGACACGCCGTTCGCCCCGCGCGACTTCGCGGCCGACGTCGAGGTCGTCGTTCGCGCGCTCGCGCCCGACGCGCGCGGGGTGGTCGGCATGTCGCTCGGCGGTCTCACGTCGATCGCGCTGGCAGCGCGCACACCCGATCTCGTGCGCAAGCTCGTGCTCGTCGACGTGGTGCCGTCGATCAACCTCGAGCGCGCCGCGCCCATCGGCGAGTTCGTGAACGGGCCGGTGAGCTTCGCGTCGTTCGACGAGATCCTCGAGCGCACGATCCAGTTCAACCCGACGCGCTCGGAGTCGTCGCTACGCCGCGGCGTGCTGCACAACTCGGTCCAGCGCGACGACGGCACGTGGGTGTGGCGCCACCAGATGCACTGGGCGCCGGGCGAGCGGAGTGAACGCGAAGCCGTCGCACTGCCGGAGTTCGACACGCTGTGGGACGACCTGGCGGGTCTGCGTGTGCCGGGGGTGGAAATTCCGGTGATGCTGCTGCGGGGGCTCGCGCCGAGCTCGGTGCTCGACGACGACTCGATCGCGCAGTTCGGCGAACGCCTGCCCAATGGGCGCGTCGAGGAGATCGAGGGCGCGGGGCACAGCATCCAGGGTGACCAACCCGTCGTGCTGGCTCAGCTCGTGGGCGAGTTCCTCGACACCGCCGACGCCTGA